One Benincasa hispida cultivar B227 chromosome 5, ASM972705v1, whole genome shotgun sequence genomic window carries:
- the LOC120078776 gene encoding CD2 antigen cytoplasmic tail-binding protein 2, producing MEDNPSRPNLKRRFFEDEDGDSLKPTAQKRVRFPKGKKVKPGDGFVDKGKAEESPNDLADPRLAAKERAKRRNQMTADLFSEENRGLGNDISAAEVTYEENENFDADGIQLEPFNLDKEREEGYFDAAGNFVEYVNDNELKDAWLDSVDVDPKYAGKSSVVINNEDDVQELSSEEVGKIKRRIADVLEPGETVLQALRRLKGNSKDRKEKMSAEIKHIFDKLTEDAMKLMDNGEYNVYHEKQEVFEREAEGYETLARVKEGSSMSLHHGNSDVNNGNGLLSDVQNPVVGSLFTNQPEVEITSSGTDTYDMFADEDEHAVPSSTENLVADANGVDQKTPSNLNPNSESEASQNDYVYDESSGYYYSSSLGYYYDPSTGLFCSATSGRWYSYNEGTGAYDELHEVSAAPDAN from the exons ATGGAGGACAATCCATCGCGCCCCAATCTCAAGCGCCGTTTCTTTGAAGACGAAGATGGCGATTCCCTCAAACCTACTGC gcAAAAGCGAGTCAGGTTTCCAAAGGGTAAGAAGGTGAAGCCTGGAGATGGATTTGTGGATAAAGGGAAAGCTGAAGAAAGCCCAAATGATTTAGCAGACCCACGACTTGCTGCCAAAGAGCGTGCGAAGCGAAGAAATCAAATGACTGCTGACCTCTTTAGTGAAGAGAATAGAGGCCTCGGGAATGACATATCAGCAGCTGAAGTGACTTATGAG GAAAATGAGAACTTTGATGCTGATGGAATTCAATTGGAACCTTTCAATTTAGACAAAGAGAGGGAAGAAGGTTATTTTGATGCAGCTGGTAATTTTGTCGAATATGTTAATGATAATGAACTCAAG GATGCATGGCTTGATAGTGTTGACGTTGATCCAAAATATGCTGGGAAAAGCTCTGTAGTAATAAATAATGAAGATGATGTCCAAGAGCTATCTTCTGAAGAAGTTGGAAAGATAAAGAGACGTATTGCTGACGTACTTGAGCCAGGTGAAACG GTTCTTCAAGCTTTGAGAAGGTTGAAAGGAAATTCCAAAGACAGGAAGGAGAAGATGTCAGCCGAGATAAAGCATATATTTGATAAGTTAACAGAAGATGCTATGAAACTTATGGATAATGGTGAATACA ATGTTTATCATGAAAAACAAGAGGTTTTTGAGCGTGAGGCAG AAGGATACGAGACATTAGCTCGGGTGAAAGAAGGATCATCCATGAGCTTGCATCATGGAAATTCTGACGTCAACAATGGAAATGGTTTGTTGTCTGATGTTCAAAATCCTGTTGTGGGCTCATTGTTCACAAATCAACCTGAAGTTGAAATCACCAGCAGTGGAACTGATACATATGATATGTTTGCTGACGAAGACGAGCATGCAGTTCCATCTTCTACTGAAAATTTAGTTGCTGATGCCAATGGAGTCGATCAAAAAACTCCCAGTAACCTTAACCCTAATTCCGAGA GTGAAGCTTCACAGAATGATTATGTTTATGATGAATCCTCGGG GTATTATTACAGTAGCAGTTTGGGGTATTATTATGATCCATCTACAGGACTCTTCTGTTCTGCTACATCTGGGCGATG GTACTCTTATAATGAGGGGACCGGTGCATATGATGAACTCCATGAAGTTTCTGCTGCCCCTGATGCCAATTGA